Proteins encoded by one window of Arachis ipaensis cultivar K30076 chromosome B04, Araip1.1, whole genome shotgun sequence:
- the LOC107635031 gene encoding uncharacterized protein LOC107635031 yields MASEEESFLVLVHCFGKIQKSKKYGVKFTDREPLSVFISSSSTLSDLKNSILQKLGVFGSKWVKKPFYKIPIAVVSTGVKYDTFVLAADEDIRVLFHCVRSFSKVRIHELFAKLEVGVDSSGASAPVHSSTAAGGASSSMPVVRPSVPLVASPSFVAELDRTEVVGSVPLENPGVYEQAYEVGTGGGLIHDMEGFGEPDRVENAMCDDDSDQEPVDIVGDSDDGTGANPHTQHGHSSSGTQQYPPHFSTLNLEALGQQADGGPTVGGSSTEFQIGQSFQNKNEAVLSVKDYSIRRGVRYRVIESDHLKYHGKCKEFGKGCIWLIRVALHAQKGTWEVRRYNEPYTCLATSISSDHCQLDYHVICARILPLVRADAAVTVKVLQQATEVDYDFRPSYRKVWMVKQKAVAQIYGDWEESYAELPRWMLGVQSTMPRTINVLKTSPVQLGGEVDESTVYFHRLFWTFPPCIEAFRHCKHREY; encoded by the coding sequence ATGGCAAGTGAGGAAGAGAGTTTTCTTGTCTTAGTGCATTGCTTTGGAAAAAtccaaaaaagcaaaaaatatggtgtgaagttcactgacaGAGAACCACTGAGTGTTTTCATCAGTTCATCAAGCACTTTGTCAGATTTGAAGAACAGCATCTTGCAGAAGCTTGGGGTATTTGGTAGCAAGTGGGTGAAGAAGCCATTCTACAAGATTCCCATCGCAGTTGTCTCGACCGGTGTTAAGTATGATACCTTTGTGCTAGCGGCTGATGAAGATATTAGGGTTCTATTTCATTGTGTTAGGAGTTTTTCGAAGGTCAGAATACACGAGTTGTTCGCGAAGTTGGAGGTTGGTGTCGATAGTTCTGGGGCATCAGCTCCAGTTCATAGCTCGACTGCCGCGGGAGGTGCGTCTAGTTCGATGCCTGTGGTTAGACCATCTGTTCCGCTGGTCGCATCCCCTTCATTCGTGGCTGAGTTGGATCGAACAGAGGTTGTTGGTTCTGTACCTTTGGAGAATCCAGGGGTTTATGAGCAGGCATATGAGGTGGGCACCGGTGGTGGCTTGATTCATGATATGGAAGGCTTTGGAGAACCGGACCGAGTAGAGAATGCAATGTGTGACGACGACTCTGACCAGGAGCCTGTAGATATCGTTGGGGACAGCGATGATGGCACAGGTGCCAATCCACATACACAGCATGGGCATTCAAGTTCTGGCACTCAGCAGTACCCTCCACACTTCTCCACTCTTAACTTGGAGGCTCTGGGTCAACAGGCAGACGGTGGTCCTACAGTTGGGGGCTCTTCTACAGAATTTCAGATTGGGCAATCATTCCAGAATAAAAATGAGGCTGTTTTGAGTGTGAAGGACTACAGCATCCGTCGAGGTGTTCGGTACAGAGTCATCGAATCAGATCATCTGAAGTATCATGGTAAATGCAAAGAGTTTGGGAAGGGTTGTATTTGGTTGATTCGCGTAGCGCTACATGCACAAAAGGGCACTTGGGAGGTTAGGAGGTACAACGAGCCATACACTTGCTTGGCAACCTCCATTTCTAGTGATCACTGTCAGCTGGATTACCACGTTATCTGTGCGAGGATTCTTCCCTTGGTTAGGGCAGATGCTGCGGTTACGGTAAAGGTCTTGCAACAAGCTACAGAAGTCGATTACGATTTCAGGCCTAGTTATAGGAAGGTTTGGATGGTCAAACAGAAGGCAGTGGCACAAATCTATGGAGATTGGGAAGAGTCGTACGCGGAGTTGCCACGTTGGATGCTAGGGGTACAGTCGACCATGCCTAGGACAATTAATGTGTTGAAGACCTCTCCTGTTCAACTTGGGGGTGAGGTTGATGAGTCAACCGTGTACTTTCATCGACTTTTCTGGACATTTCCACCCTGCATTGAGGCATTCCGGCATTGCAAGCACCGTGAGTATTGA